A window of the Lolium perenne isolate Kyuss_39 chromosome 7, Kyuss_2.0, whole genome shotgun sequence genome harbors these coding sequences:
- the LOC127312691 gene encoding GDSL esterase/lipase At5g55050, protein MYVFGDSTLDVGNNNYLAGPDVPRANTPLYGVDYPGSKPTGRFNNGYHVADFIAKKLGLKESPPAYLSLAPGTTPLVVSALAEGVSYASAGAGILDSTHAGTNIPLSKQVMYFLSTKAKMQVKVGSTAVRILLSRSFFVISVGSNDLFVFAAAPTDVVALYSSLISGYSAAITSLYNMGARKFGIINVGLLGCVPAVRALNSTAACSDGLNLLAAGFDDALKSLLASLAARLPGLVYSLADSYSLSQVTFANPQASGYVNIDSACCGSGRLGADSDCLPNSVLCGDHDQFVFWDRVHPSQRAGELSAAAFYDGPAEFTAPINFRQLARKI, encoded by the exons ATGTACGTGTTTGGGGACTCGACGCTGGACGTCGGGAACAACAACTACTTGGCGGGGCCAGACGTCCCCAGAGCAAACACGCCCCTCTACGGCGTCGACTATCCGGGATCCAAGCCAACTGGACGGTTCAACAACGGGTACCACGTCGCAGACTTTATCG CAAAGAAGCTGGGTCTGAAGGAGAGCCCTCCGGCATATTTGTCACTTGCACCAGGCACCACCCCTCTGGTCGTCAGTGCTCTCGCTGAAGGTGTGAGCTATGCTTCCGCAGGAGCCGGTATTCTGGACTCTACT CATGCGGGGACCAACATCCCACTGTCGAAGCAGGTGATGTACTTTTtgtcaaccaaggccaagatgcAGGTCAAGGTGGGCAGCACTGCGGTGCGAATCCTACTCTCGAGATCATTCTTCGTCATCAGCGTCGGGAGCAACGACCTATTCGTATTCGCGGCTGCGCCGACCGACGTCGTGGCGCTCTACTCCAGCCTCATCTCTGGCTATTCCGCCGCTATCACG AGCTTGTACAACATGGGCGCGAGGAAGTTTGGGATCATCAACGTGGGGCTGCTAGGTTGCGTGCCCGCCGTGAGGGCACTCAACTCGACGGCCGCATGCAGCGACGGCCTCAATCTGCTTGCGGCGGGCTTTGATGACGCGCTCAAGTCCCTCCTGGCCAGCCTCGCCGCCAGGCTGCCAGGCCTTGTCTACTCCCTCGCCGACTCCTACAGCCTCTCACAAGTCACCTTCGCAAATCCACAGGCATCTG GATATGTCAACATAGATAGCGCGTGCTGCGGGAGTGGGAGGCTGGGGGCGGACAGCGACTGCCTGCCCAACTCGGTGCTATGCGGCGACCACGACCAGTTTGTCTTCTGGGACCGGGTACATCCTTCGCAGCGGGCCGGAGAGCTCAGCGCTGCAGCATTCTACGACGGACCAGCCGAGTTTACAGCGCCCATCAACTTCaggcagctggcccggaagatTTAG